In a genomic window of bacterium:
- a CDS encoding carbamoyltransferase C-terminal domain-containing protein produces the protein MTYILGINELYHDISAALIKDGEIVGVMEEERLNRLKHTPGLCWGGKGPEMSIQWLFDEFGVRDSDIEAVAVSYHMNSYLAIKTIVDAVVSNLRRMTIKNIIKQRIGSDDPAAKVVYGNIVGYFYNRKRFLSRLRRRFKRVFELKHHLCHAASAFRMSGFEKANILVIDGLGEDHSTSLYIGDGNRISEPVRQYSQYQSLGMLYKTITFLLGFGYFGDGKLMGLSSYGEFDPKYENILEVSRHDYHVNLEQIRKVGPYARRYQMGDPILQEHKNIAKTVQTQLERAAVQLAEYLYKLTGYRKLCIAGGVGLNCNTNGKLLEQEFVDELFVQPGAMDMGTAIGGALEAYAMLGNESKTRLRTVAYGPEYSDEQLEAALKRAGLSYYKSSDAPKEAAQMVADNKIVGWFQGRMEFGPRALGYRTIMGNPCSAEMKDLVNKVKDRELWRPLAPSVLYEDVGDWFENAADSEFMTLNFKYKNGMGDKVPSVKHVDNTARIQTVHEDENPRYYRCISEFKKLTGSSMVMNTSFNRRIEPIVCSIDHAIETFLKTPIAYLVAGDFIARKNGKN, from the coding sequence TGAGATGTCGATTCAGTGGCTGTTCGACGAGTTCGGCGTCAGGGATTCTGACATCGAGGCGGTTGCGGTTTCATACCACATGAACTCCTACCTGGCGATCAAAACGATCGTTGACGCGGTGGTGAGCAACCTGAGGCGAATGACGATAAAGAACATCATAAAACAGCGGATTGGGTCGGACGATCCTGCTGCGAAGGTGGTCTATGGCAACATCGTGGGCTATTTCTACAACCGGAAGAGGTTTTTGTCGCGGTTGAGGCGTCGGTTCAAGCGGGTGTTCGAGCTGAAACATCACCTGTGCCACGCTGCGAGCGCGTTTCGGATGTCGGGGTTTGAGAAGGCGAACATACTCGTGATTGACGGGCTTGGTGAGGACCACTCCACGTCGCTTTACATCGGCGATGGGAACAGGATTTCGGAGCCGGTCCGCCAATACAGCCAATATCAATCGCTTGGGATGCTCTACAAGACGATTACGTTTCTGCTAGGCTTCGGCTACTTTGGCGACGGGAAGTTGATGGGTCTTTCTTCCTACGGCGAGTTTGACCCCAAGTATGAGAATATCCTGGAAGTCTCGCGCCACGACTACCACGTCAACCTGGAGCAGATTCGCAAGGTCGGGCCTTATGCGAGGCGCTATCAGATGGGCGACCCCATCCTTCAGGAGCATAAGAACATCGCGAAGACTGTGCAGACGCAGCTAGAGCGCGCGGCGGTCCAGCTGGCCGAGTATCTATACAAGCTGACTGGGTATCGGAAGCTGTGCATCGCGGGCGGTGTGGGGCTCAACTGCAACACAAACGGGAAGCTCCTGGAGCAGGAGTTCGTCGACGAGTTATTCGTTCAGCCGGGAGCGATGGACATGGGCACTGCGATTGGCGGGGCGCTCGAGGCCTACGCGATGTTGGGGAACGAGTCAAAGACCAGGCTCAGGACGGTCGCGTATGGGCCTGAGTATTCGGACGAGCAGCTCGAGGCGGCGCTCAAGCGAGCGGGGCTTTCCTACTACAAGTCCAGCGATGCGCCAAAAGAGGCGGCTCAGATGGTTGCGGACAACAAGATCGTCGGCTGGTTTCAGGGCCGGATGGAGTTTGGCCCTCGGGCGTTGGGCTACCGGACAATCATGGGCAATCCGTGCAGCGCCGAGATGAAGGATTTGGTCAATAAGGTCAAGGACCGTGAGCTTTGGCGGCCGCTCGCGCCCTCAGTGCTTTACGAGGACGTCGGTGATTGGTTCGAGAACGCTGCCGACAGCGAGTTCATGACGCTGAACTTCAAGTACAAGAACGGCATGGGCGACAAGGTCCCCTCGGTCAAACACGTCGATAACACGGCCCGCATCCAGACTGTCCACGAGGACGAGAACCCCAGATACTATCGCTGCATAAGCGAGTTCAAGAAACTGACTGGTTCGTCAATGGTCATGAACACATCGTTCAACAGGCGCATCGAGCCGATAGTCTGCTCGATAGACCACGCCATCGAGACTTTCTTGAAGACGCCGATTGCCTACCTCGTGGCCGGCGATTTCATCGCGCGCAAAAACGGTAAGAACTGA